The stretch of DNA CTCTCTTCCTTTTACCTCCCACATTGTTATCTTCTTGAAATTTTTGATTCGACTGCATAATCTAAAAAAAGGACAAATTGATGAAGTGCTAGTGAGCTGTAAGGAAAGACCAACAAGCTGAAGAAACCAATAAAGGAAAAAGTATCTCATTTGCATCAATGTCATTATTCAGTTTTTCTTTGTGATCGTTTTCCTATTAAAAGAAAGAAGTAAGAGTCAGAAACTAAAGTAGGAGCTCTCTGAATTGCTCATTTACAATTCATTGGGTTGCAGATGAGTTACACTAACCATCAATTCTAATTTCAAAGCTTTGAGTACACAATTTTTGCTTGCTAATTCAAGCTGAGATTCTGTCAGCTGGACGACAACAAATTGAATGtcacaacaaataaaaaaatggcaaacaaattaaaacaaatcaacaacagccaacaaattaaaataaacaattattaAAACAAGTATAGTCGGTACCCGCGTCATTTGAGTATCTGTAAGTGCAAGTTTcggaaaaatggtttcatactttTCTATATTTGCTTCAAGATATTTTATTACCGCATTGTCCATTCAAGTAAACGAAACCACGGAAAACAAAAACTATTCCACAATAACAAGATTGATTGCAGACAAAAACACAGAAAAATAGACaccaaattaacataaaatattacTTGTTGTTAGCTAGGAGCTTctttaatttctcattttcctaggaaacaaattcaaaatatccATCAGTGTAGTGATAATCAATCATCCTCATAAATCAAAAAAcgtaaacaataataataacataacaatatataatataacatacTTTGAGAATCCTTTCATGTTCATCATTTGCAGGTGTAAGAACTGATGCTTTATCTGTGTTCTGACCTAAAAGCAAATACAATCTAAATTACTCCATGGAACCCTAAAATAACCTAAATTTAGAAATGAAATCGGAGAATTGTAGTAATAGAAGAGGATGAGAAAACCCTAGGGGGTTAGGGAATGGAGAATTGGGGGAattgagagagaagaagaatgaaCCTTCAGGAAGCTTGGAGCGGTGGGAGATGGCAGGAGGAGGAGGAGCTAGCCATCGAAAGAACACTTTGAAAGGAGCGGTTAAAATCATAACGGGGACGGAGGAAAAAGGGATACGTTGTTTGGTGAAATACAAACTTTAAAATAATTGTAGTGAAAGACAACGGATACCTGCTTCGTTTATTTAGACTCATTGTCGTGAAAGAGAAACAattgaaataattatttttcattgtcatgaaaaataatattaaaaaataaataaattttgtttaaaaaaaaatttaatattactcaaaaagattaaataaatttaacattatgtactaaaaaaaaagattaaataaaaaaaacttttaaaaagataagtgtgaagaaaaaaaacaagaattaTATCGGGATTCTTATAGAAATAAGTTACAACCTCGGTCAACAGCCTGTGTATTCTTAGGTTATCCACCTAATCGTAGATGATATAAATGTTATGAGTTGTTCTGTcgtaaaatatttatttataagcatatcatatttgaagaaaatatgtTTCCCTTCCCTCTTACAACGACTGACTATATTTTATTAGATAATGACTTCACGCCTTTCTTCCTTGCTACTCTTATGACACCCTTATACCAACTACTCCAACCCTTACTAATATTCAACCTAACACTTCACAACCACCGACCTCCACCCAAACATCATCTTCGCCCTCCCCCAACCAACCTCTTCCTCCACACATATACCTCCTTCTCCCTCAACTCATGACCAAAACTAAACCTCAACTACTTCATCGACCCCACACCTTTGCCTTATCAATATTACCACAATGTTCACCTAAGATGACTACTCGAGTTCAACATGGTATAGTTAAACCCCATAACCACAAGCTTTTTAACTTTCACACCACATCTCAAAATATCTCCCTTACCTACAAACCCTATTGATGCATTAAATGACCCtaattggaaaataaaattgagagacGAATATGAAATTAAGACGCGAGACTTAATTCCTCGTATGTCTAGTGCTAATGTTATTCGAAATTTATGGATTTTCAGGTATAAAAGGAATTCAAATGGATCGTTTAAGCGGTACAAAGCTCGCTTGCAGGTAATGGAGCAAATCAACAAACAAGTGTTGATTGTGGTGAGACTTTCACCCCGGTGGTCAAACTGGCTACTATTCGCACAATGCTCAGTGTTGTCTAGTCCAAATCATGATGCATTAGTCAATTGGATgttaaaaatgcatttttacaTGAAAATCTTGATAAAACAGTGTACATGCACCAAACCTCCAAGCTTTCGTCATCCTTAACTTCCGGACCATGTGTGTTCGCTCAAAAAGTCTCTCTATGGACTTAAATAAGCATTGCATGCTTGGTATAAACGATTCACTGATTATGTCACCACGATGAGATTCTCTCACAACATTTTTTATCactcattatttatttatttatttatttatttatcacaaTGGCAATGACATGACCTACAATCTTTTGTACGTAGATGGCATTATCCTACTTGTTTCATCTGATATCTTCATGAGTATATTATGTCCAAGCTgtgttttgaatttgaaatgaaggaTCTATGTCCTCTGAGTTATTTTATGGGCATGTTTGTTACTTGACATATCTTtctctgtaaaaaaaaatgcagaatAAATTATTGAGCGTACAAGAATGTCCTCATGCAAGCCAGCCATCCCCTACACCAGTGGACACCAAATCAAAACTCAGCGGGTCCTCAGTTAATCCTTATCACGATCCAACAAAATATCATATGCAAAGGTCGAATACCGAGAAATGGCTAATGTATTGTTTGAATCGTGCTGGATTCAAAATCTACTTTTAGAACTACGTGCCCTATTACAAAAACAACTCTAGTCTattgtttcttcaaaaaaactttagtttatTGTAACAACGTTAGCGTTGTATATTTGTCAATGCACCAAACACATCGAATGAAATGCATGATCAATATTTCTCACAATTTAtacaacaaaattattactccaacaatttttcttaatactcttaaattttgacaaaaattcatatatatatatatatatatatatatatatatatatatatatatatatatatatatatatacatacactGGTTTTCACCcactggttcctaggggaagggagtcctagtagtccagagtttgGGGCGAGGTGTAgtatcaagtggttctagtCCCCTCGCAAATGCAGTTGCGAGGGATCGAACCGTAGTCCTCCCTTCCAAGTtcaacgccaatcaccactgaaccaactaacatttgcTAAAATTCATATCTATAATAAGGGACgaaaagagtaaaaaaaaaaaaaacacaccaatagttaagaaaaaaacaaaaattttatttgtgcaaaaaaaaaaaattagccaaaaaagattttttttttaaaatttcaagatgcacaattatttttatttggtgtGACAGGGTccattatatataaaataaaggctaatgctacggtggatcaccttcacaagtggtccattATGGACAAATGATCtactgaatatgaattttacgaaattcagtgttggattgaaagtttatatcgtatagatcattcataaattttttatttttttgaaaatcatttgatatgttattgagacccatcgaaatttatgttatttaataaaccgttaatcttgatatgtctcaataacatatcaaatgatttcaatttttttaaatttttttatgaataatctatatgatataaactttcaattcaaggatgaattttatattcattataatgttattcatgaactagaacatcgacccgtgcggtgcacgggtctgattagctgtaagatatataatgattaaataagatatgataatttcaataatgtaaggtatatgaaaaaagttgagtaacattaaacgatagttgaacaataattttggataaatattcatacaaagaaaattatgttatattacgaaaGACTTCCTtgtagaccacattcgaagtcttagtcgtatcttcaccgtcgtcatcgatgatcaatatttttaatccttttctagaagtaactcttgaaattgcaacatacaactgaccatgtgaaaacactgacgacagaagatatatcccaacatgctttaaagattgtccctgactcttattaataggtcgcaaaagaaatcattataggaaattgtctccgttgaaatttaaaaggaattctcacgtcagatggtgtcagagaaaatctaggtatgaaaacctgatcaccaatattacttcctgaaataattttttcttcaagagcacgttttctcaatctcgtaataataagtcttgttccattacataatcctaattttttattcaaattccttaatagcataactcgaactccaactttaagtctcaacttgtgatttggaagtcccgacgtagaaatcgtgttcaaaaattcgggagtatgaacatcatccactatttgaccgtctacattttgtgtgagtggagtatcataactcaaatatgttttttcttcaccgggaattaaatccaacatataatcatttattgtgtcgactattgaatttttaggagctagtataactctattttggaaatacgttatatcgttcatgtgtTTGTAAAATATGAtggaagcaagaggatcacctgaatttggaatcaataaatctgatggaatgtcaagttctaaatcatcgtcgttgtcatctccaatttctccatcgccaacacccaaaacccattcagaaaacaatcttctttgttcaacgtctacactcgaagcaccaccgagaaacctcatgtttttactcaatgttaaaacttcacaaaaattccaaagaaccgaagaatttaGCATGAAcaggccttgtacctttgggtattactggtagaatttgtctaaaatctccgtcaaaaataacaacttttccaccgaagggaatgtgtttatttttttcatcaacagacttgagaatatcttttaaagttcgatcaacagcttcgaaacagtgtttgtgcatcattggtgcttcatcccatataatgagctttgctttttgtattaatggCGCCAAaaggcttttaggaactatagtacatgttgaaaactcgtcaacatttagatgAATAGAAAAGCTTGAATGtgctgttctaccgccaggtataagcaatgcaacgttcccacttgaggcaactgttaaaactatctaaccttttgagcgtaatgcggatGACATGACCCTcaagataaatgtcttccctgtaccgccataaccataaagaaaaaacacaccaggtttgttttcgttaactcttgtcagtattgtgtcatatactttacgttgctctgaagtcatagttgacatcaatctaatatgttcctcagctaatgattgtttgttataattcaatttgtcgtgtattaaactattttgtatatcaggaactaatgatgtggctgCTCTatgcattggaggataatcttttaaactcttcccacaactacgtaacatcatctcaatatctgctagtgcatattgtatcaattgatcatcggttaatattaaatctgcaatgttaaaatcaaaataatgaatgtgattaatgacatgactatggttgtgtttggttgtattgaaaaaaaattgttttaacataattgagtttgataataactttccaaatcacatgtgataataacttttcaaatctcacatgataattattctctaaatttatgatccggtagaaaaaaaatcattgatcaggaaagacataaaaatatttcgtgatgaataatatagtcaacaataatttttatatgatatacttttaaaaccgatgatgcttatcaattattgcgcataattttaatcacaattggtatacttgtcatagtggttggaaatattgctttGCACTAAAGGGTTGCGGGTTCAAATCTttgtcaagacaaaattgtattattttttaataaaaattgcaagataaaatgaagggaaaacatgctaaacaaattagggtttaggatttgcttgtgtatacaagcttataatataaaagatattagaatttaccattaaataaatagttattacTCTCGTTAAAACAAAAACGCACTGTAATGCAATACATAAGGTACACAAGCGCAGCCGTTTTCTAAAACCCTAGATACTATCTTTCTCTGCTCTCTCATCCAAATCCTTCCGGCGACTCTCGTTCCCTTTCGATGGAACAACCACCTTCAGACCCTCCGGCCACCGGTGCCGGCGAAACCATCAGCAAAAAGTGAGTGCTCCAAATCTCATTTCTCATCGCTAAATTTGATTTCACATTCACCACCACtgttgaatttcaatttttcttttctaaatttTATCGTTCCTTTGTTTACAGTGCACTGAAGCGTGAACTCAAGAACAAACAGAGAGaagaggaaaagaagaaaaaggaagaaGCTAAAAAGGTAACTCTTTTTTCCATTTATTGGTGCTGATTTTGATCAATTGATAATGTAATCTTTGGTTAGTggtgaaatttatttttgtttagttAAATTTAGTTTCCGTATGTTTTAGTAGAATTATGTGCTATGAAGCACATAAACCGGACACGGCACATACACATCgatactgataataatttgagaaaaggACATACTTCAATGTAAGTGTCGGTCTTGTTGGCACCAACTGGTGTCCGACACCGGCACACTCCTGGTCCGAGGAGTGTCTGCTTCACAAATTatgtgtgattttattttttgcactgtgattttaatttctaaaatttgattGTTACGGCATTAAAAgtcactttttaaaaaataaaataatcacttttagaAGCTTTCATTTTCATCTGTTTGttattgattataaaaaaaatcagaatctgaaaaaaatctaaaaattacTTATGTTTTTTTCAGCTTCccagaaaatcattttttaatttttttttttaaaaaacgtGGTTTATATTCAGGTTACAAACACGGAGTAGCttctactttttttaaaaatctctaTTGAGtatcaaaatcactttttttctttctttataatCCTCAACAAATGGAGTATGTAAACAATTGATACTGCCCCCCACCCTGATTAGCGGTGAagtttatatgtttatttttttaaaattttttgttcCTAAATGTTTTGATAGAATTCTGTGTGATTTTATTCTTTGCATATTGATATTGATTTCAATttccaaaaagttatattttatgTGTGATGTAAATATTTTTCTAGGCTGCTGCATTGGAAAAGGCTAAAGAGAACAAGTCTGCACCACCTAATGACGAAGATATCGATCCAACGGTATAAGTCCCCTTTTGTCACCACAATGTTTCCAACATGTTAGTTATTTCAGCTATataatgttgtttttgttaCCGGGGTTGTTTAACTGCAGCAATACTTGAAGAATAGGCTGAATTAtcttgaaaatgaaaagaaagaagggAAAAACCCTTATCCACACAAATTCCTTGTCACTTTGTCTATTCAAGAATATATCAAGAAATATGAAAGTTTGAAAGATGGACAACACCAGGAAGATGTTTCTGTATCTTTGGCTGGTAGGCATCACTATCTTTTTTGTTGGAtcttttttgttgaaattagtTGTTGGTTTTATTGATGTATTTGTTAATTCTAATAGTTTTTCTGTATTTCAGGTCGAATCATGCACAAACGTGCCTCTGGGGTAAAGCTTGTCTTCTATGATCTGCATGGTGGTGGTTTTAAGGTTCAGGTTATGGCTGATGCGaggtatttttttcaattttgaaaatgtaGAGATGATGATGCTAGTACAAAACATTGTGTCAAGTTATCATATGCCAAGCGTCTTTTACATATTTATTATGAACTGTTTGAAACAAATCCTTTGCAAAGTACTTGTTTATTTAGAAAATGCAGAAACAAACAAGCTCATATTTCAAACTGCGCCATATTGACTGTGACATAGCACCATACTTTTAATATGCTTGATGTTGTTTAACCATGTGGAAATCTGTGTAATCTTTAttccagtgttttaaaaactagATTGGTCATTGATTCTATACTATATCAAGTAATAAGAATAAGGTAGAATGGAGTTATAAGAACTGAAGCtaagtaaaattttaaactGACAAAAAATTCAATACTATTATAATGTTTCATGTGACATGAAATTGAAGATCATTTAGAGGATGAATATTAGCAATCCTTACATGGAACTTTGTTGCTTGGCATTTTTTGGccctttattttcttaaaacatttttgttgaattactttttctttttcaaaaatacaGAAATTAAGTGGTCAAACCAGTTTATTCATCAGTGGTGGTTTTCTAATTTCTACTAATTTTGTACCAGTTCCACCTGTTATCCTTGATCAATATATTTAGATTTAACAGTGTGAACGCTTTGATTGTTTACTTAACATTTGATTGTTTACTGTTCAAAGTCCAATttggattgttgattaatgatACATACCATGTGATCTGAAAAATATCACGGGGAAGTTTGGCGatacattttattttctaacttGGAACATTCTTCCTGATCCTATTGGGTCTTAAATATAGTGTAAATACAAAGACCATCATCATAAGCTGACATGCAATGAGGGGGAGTCCTCTAATTTGGTACCTAGTACCATTGGTTTTGCATTGTGTTCTAAATGTGACATTGTTTAGGTGCTACTGGTACTAGAGTTATAAGGGATATATACTTATTGCTAGAGTTACATGGGAATTGGGATAAATACCTAATGGTAGTAGTTTAAACATGGCAAATCTAACTTTGAagagattatatcatatagttaGGGTAGTAGTATTTACTGATGCTTGATACCTTTGTGTTTGGCTAACATAGAAGTAGTTGTTTGGCTTTTCAAATTGCCAAgatattttttgtcattttagttttttgacGAAATCATTTTAGTTCTTtcttaaatgtattttttttcttcttattttagatcctatattttcttcaaattttgtgTATGTTTAGTAGGATAGACAACTAATATATCTGCTATTGTAGTAAATCGGACTTGGATGAGGCTGAGTTTTCCAAATTCCATTCTAATGTGAAGCGTGGTGATATTGTTGGCATCACAGGGTTTCCAGGTTTGTGGTGCTATATGCTTCCAGTACCCTACTATTGTATTTATCTTTGTCTTTCTTACATATAAAGTCTGTCTGTAAGTCTTTGACTCAGACAATAAATACTTGCAATAAGGacaataatgttttttattttttaaaacttggaaGCCGATCCTTTGCAAAATTAGAGTAAATTAAGAGAAAAGTCCTATTAGGAGAATTTGCACAGTATTGAATTATTCTATCTTCAGACTGGGAACATTTGTGAACCACTTTAAGCACACAAGTTACTTCAAAGTGTTGATTAGTTGCAAAATTTGGAGGGCATATTAGTCACACTATCATTTATTTAAGGATGTATTTGAGGTTATATAGTTAGGATGTATTCTATACTATTACTTCAGAATGTAATAGTATAGAATACACCCTAACTATGTAATCTCGAATAGTATAGAATTATTATATCTTTAGACTGGGAACATGCTTCATTACTATTCATGCGACACTTGCGAACCACTTTAAGCACACAAGTTACTTCAAAGTGTTGATTAGTTGCCTAATTGGGCCAATGTTTTCTATACTATTAGATTCTGaattataatattgttttaaagATTTCCCTGGTTTAATTGCCCAGGCAAAAGCAAGAAGGGAGAGCTTAGTATTTTCCCCAAAACTTTTGTGGTGCTGTCTCATTGTCTTCATATGTTGCCAAGACAAATATCCGCTCCTGCTGCTGAAAATACAAATGTGAAGGTCAGCACAATTACTTTAAGTTTGTTGCTGTCTAATGATCAATGACCGTACAATGACATCGTTTCTTCTTTAATGATCTACAGAAAGATGCATGGGTACCAGGCAGTACCAGGAATCCTGAAGCATACATTTTGAAAGATCAGGTATTATGCCATGAAATGCTGTCTGATATATGCTTTCACTGCTGTAAGTATGCCATGTACTATTTGAGAGGGTGTTAATGATAATGAGGTTGATAGTTGAtactagagctgtaaaaagggtcttaaggggccggccctttaaggggcggacccacttattcctgattattaattttatttaaattttaaacacagtttttttagggtgccgatcgtggacaatgctgattgaagaaaaagagaataagttcacgacactagaaaaattgtttaaaatttaaataaaattaataatcaggaataagtgggtccgccccttaaagggccggccccttaaggccctttttacagctctagttGATACTATCTTATTAATTGTTAAACCGTGATTGACCTTTCTCCTTTGGTGGTTAGTGTTTATATTAGGGAATGAATTGGGATATATAATTGCTTgttattagtattaattttttcttgtgtgcagtgtgcaagTGCATTGCGTTTCTTTTTTGAATGTATATTTGATGTCCTCAACTATacattatattttactttttaccTTAGATTCTTTCTAGTCGGTGGCCTtttgttatatatttaatttaatttctatttttattgttCATTTTCATGAGTTTAGGTAGTTATATCTTGTCATGTGCTTAGTCATAGTTAAATTGATCTATGtccaaaatgaaaaattattacaTAGGCATGCAGTTGATACatgctaattttttattttaaattagtttGCTAATTGATTTCaactcaaaatcaaacaatttacACTCGAGAGAAAAGTGAATTATACTCTTGATTTATGTGCTAATTGTTATCAAATGACTTTGGCATGGGCCTGTATGATTGTTGAAGGACACACTAAATTGCAATTCTGGAGCTtgcaaatttttttatgttcatttttcatgttttgAAAGATAAAGTGGAATTTTCTCCAGCATTATGTTTTGATAAATCATTGTCTGTGGATGCTGAACAAGTTTTCTTTTTGTATTATCTCCTGTTTTCTTGCTATcaaaatatgttatatttttatgcacTGATAATACTTTGATTCATTCAATTAACCATCTTTTCTAAATAGGAAACAAGATATCGGCTACGCCATTTGGATTTGATGCTTAATCCAGAGGTTCGAGAAATATTCAAGACAAGGTCTAGAATAATTTCTTACATTAGGAAGTTCCTGGACAATCTTGATTTCTTGGAGGTTCGTTCCGTGCCTTGAGTATTCTTATGTTGGATccttgtgattttttttcttccattcaCCTACTTTCCACCACTCTCAGGTTGAAACACCTATGATGAACATGATTGCTGGTGGTGCTACTGCTAAACCATTTACAACTCATCATAACGAGCTTAACATGGGATTATTCATGAGAATTGCTCCAGAACTCTATCTCAAGGAGTTGGTGGTTGGTGGGCTGGACCGTGTTTATGAAATTGGGAAACAATTTAGGAATGAGGGTATAGATTTGACACATAATCCAGAGTTTACTACCTGTGAGTTCTATATGGCTTATATGGACTACAATGACGTAATGGAGATAACAGAGAAAATGTTGAGTGGTGAGTATTTACTAGGTCTTTAAATGTCACGTTATttctcttttatatatatattttaatttcaagtCATAATAATCTCTTAACCATTGAATAGGTATGGTCCATGAACTTACAAAAGGCAGCTATAAAATCCAGTATCATGCAGATGGGACTGATAAGGATCCTATTGAAATAGACTTTACTCCACCATTCAGGTGTGTGGTGTGCATTTTTTTGCTACCGATGGTCATtaacattctattttttattttttttttaatgatgattgattggaattttttattgttacagaAGGATTGACATGATTGAAGGATTAGAGGAGATTGCAGGCCTCAATATTCCGAAAGACTTGGCGAGCGATGAAGCTAATCAATATCTGAGGGATGCATGCAAGAAGTATGAAATCACATGTCCCCCTCCCGAAACAACTGCTCGTTTGTTGGATAAGGTAATCTCATTTCTTTCTGATAGAGCAGAGATAACAATATAAAATGGTTTGAAGTTATTGTATATATGATGAATGGAAAACTTGAAATACAACCAGAGCTAAGGCTCCTCAGTAGAGAAAGTTTCTCTTACTGCCTAACTACAAAGGTGAATAAAAAAGAAGTGATATCATACCTAATTCCCACTATGATATTTATTGAGGGAATATCCTAACAA from Trifolium pratense cultivar HEN17-A07 linkage group LG5, ARS_RC_1.1, whole genome shotgun sequence encodes:
- the LOC123883714 gene encoding lysine--tRNA ligase, cytoplasmic, translating into MEQPPSDPPATGAGETISKNALKRELKNKQREEEKKKKEEAKKAAALEKAKENKSAPPNDEDIDPTQYLKNRLNYLENEKKEGKNPYPHKFLVTLSIQEYIKKYESLKDGQHQEDVSVSLAGRIMHKRASGVKLVFYDLHGGGFKVQVMADASKSDLDEAEFSKFHSNVKRGDIVGITGFPGKSKKGELSIFPKTFVVLSHCLHMLPRQISAPAAENTNVKKDAWVPGSTRNPEAYILKDQETRYRLRHLDLMLNPEVREIFKTRSRIISYIRKFLDNLDFLEVETPMMNMIAGGATAKPFTTHHNELNMGLFMRIAPELYLKELVVGGLDRVYEIGKQFRNEGIDLTHNPEFTTCEFYMAYMDYNDVMEITEKMLSGMVHELTKGSYKIQYHADGTDKDPIEIDFTPPFRRIDMIEGLEEIAGLNIPKDLASDEANQYLRDACKKYEITCPPPETTARLLDKLVGHFLEETCVNPTFIINQPEIMSPLAKWHRSRPGLTERFELFVNKHEVCNAYTELNDPVVQRQRFAEQLKDRQSGDDEAMLIDETFCTALEYGLPPTGGWGLGIDRLTMLLTDSQNIKEVLLFPAMKPQA